The proteins below are encoded in one region of Xenopus laevis strain J_2021 chromosome 8L, Xenopus_laevis_v10.1, whole genome shotgun sequence:
- the septin6.L gene encoding septin 6 L homeolog isoform X2 → MAATEIVRQMGEGCRSLPLSAHVGFDSLPDQLVTKSVNHGFCFNILCVGETGLGKSTLMDTLFNTKFESEPNSHSQPGVQLKSSTYDLTESNVLLKLTVVNSIGFGDQINKEDSYKPIVEFIDSQFEAYLQEELKIKRVLHNYHDSRIHACLYFIAPTGHSLKSLDLVTMKKLDSKVNIIPIIAKSDAISKSELTKFKIKITSELVSNGVQIYQFPTDDETVAEINGTMNAHLPFAVVGSTEETKIGNKMMKVRQYPWGTVQVENESHCDFIKLREMLIRVNMEDLREQTHTHHYELYRRCKLEEMGFKDTDPDSKPFSLQETYEAKRNEFLGELQKKEEEMRQMFVQRVKEKEAELKEAEKELHEKFDRLKKLHQDEKKKLEEKKKSLDDELNEFKKRKTATELLQSQAQQAGGSQTLKKEKERKNFF, encoded by the exons gGTGAAGGGTGCCGCAGCCTTCCTCTTTCGGCTCATGTGGGATTTGACAGCCTGCCGGACCAACTGGTTACCAAATCAGTTAACCATGGCTTTTGTTTTAACATTCTCTGTGTGG gcgAGACCGGCCTTGGTAAATCTACGTTAATGGACACCTTGTTTAACACCAAGTTTGAAAGCGAGCCCAATTCACATTCACAACCTGGGGTGCAGCTAAAATCCAGCACATATGATCTTACAGAGAGTAATGTACTTCTGAAACTGACAGTTGTTAACTCAATTGGTTTTGGGGACCAGATTAACAAAGAAGACAG TTACAAACCTATCGTTGAGTTCATTGACTCCCAGTTTGAAGCCTACCTACAGGAGGAACTGAAAATTAAAAGAGTCCTTCATAACTACCATGACTCTCGTATCCATGCTTGTCTCTATTTTATTGCTCCCACGGGTCATTCTCTGAAGTCTCTTGACCTGGTAACAATGAAGAAGCTGGATAGCAAG GTTAATATCATCCCAATCATTGCTAAATCCGATGCCATTTCTAAGAGTGAGCTGACTAAATTCAAGATTAAGATCACAAGTGAGCTGGTTAGCAATGGAGTACAGATCTATCAGTTTCCCACAGATGATGAAACAGTCGCTGAAATAAACGGGACAATGAAT GCTCACTTGCCCTTTGCAGTAGTTGGCAGTACAGAGGAGACAAAAATAGGAAACAAAATGATGAAAGTTCGGCAGTATCCTTGGGGAACTGTTCAAG TTGAAAATGAATCTCACTGTGATTTCATCAAGCTGAGAGAGATGCTGATACGGGTGAACATGGAGGATTTACGTGAACAGACGCACACACATCATTATGAACTTTACCGAAGGTGCAAATTGGAGGAAATGGGCTTCAAAGACACAGACCCAGACAGCAAGCCATTCAG TTTACAGGAGACATATGAAGCAAAAAGAAATGAATTTCTGGGAgaactgcaaaagaaagaagaggagatgAGGCAGATGTTTGTTCAGagagtaaaggagaaggaagctgAGCTGAAGGAGGCAGAAAAAGAG CTCCATGAAAAGTTTGACCGCTTAAAAAAGTTACATCAAGACGAGAAGAAAAagctagaagaaaagaaaaaaagcctgGATGATGAGTTGAATGAATTTAAGAAAAGGAAGACTGCCACAGAGTTATTGCAGTCACAAGCACAACAGGCTGGGGGCTCACAGACcttgaaaaaagagaaagagagaaagaa ctTCTTTTAA
- the septin6.L gene encoding septin 6 L homeolog isoform X1, with translation MAATEIVRQMGEGCRSLPLSAHVGFDSLPDQLVTKSVNHGFCFNILCVGETGLGKSTLMDTLFNTKFESEPNSHSQPGVQLKSSTYDLTESNVLLKLTVVNSIGFGDQINKEDSYKPIVEFIDSQFEAYLQEELKIKRVLHNYHDSRIHACLYFIAPTGHSLKSLDLVTMKKLDSKVNIIPIIAKSDAISKSELTKFKIKITSELVSNGVQIYQFPTDDETVAEINGTMNAHLPFAVVGSTEETKIGNKMMKVRQYPWGTVQVENESHCDFIKLREMLIRVNMEDLREQTHTHHYELYRRCKLEEMGFKDTDPDSKPFSLQETYEAKRNEFLGELQKKEEEMRQMFVQRVKEKEAELKEAEKELHEKFDRLKKLHQDEKKKLEEKKKSLDDELNEFKKRKTATELLQSQAQQAGGSQTLKKEKERKNNPWLCTE, from the exons gGTGAAGGGTGCCGCAGCCTTCCTCTTTCGGCTCATGTGGGATTTGACAGCCTGCCGGACCAACTGGTTACCAAATCAGTTAACCATGGCTTTTGTTTTAACATTCTCTGTGTGG gcgAGACCGGCCTTGGTAAATCTACGTTAATGGACACCTTGTTTAACACCAAGTTTGAAAGCGAGCCCAATTCACATTCACAACCTGGGGTGCAGCTAAAATCCAGCACATATGATCTTACAGAGAGTAATGTACTTCTGAAACTGACAGTTGTTAACTCAATTGGTTTTGGGGACCAGATTAACAAAGAAGACAG TTACAAACCTATCGTTGAGTTCATTGACTCCCAGTTTGAAGCCTACCTACAGGAGGAACTGAAAATTAAAAGAGTCCTTCATAACTACCATGACTCTCGTATCCATGCTTGTCTCTATTTTATTGCTCCCACGGGTCATTCTCTGAAGTCTCTTGACCTGGTAACAATGAAGAAGCTGGATAGCAAG GTTAATATCATCCCAATCATTGCTAAATCCGATGCCATTTCTAAGAGTGAGCTGACTAAATTCAAGATTAAGATCACAAGTGAGCTGGTTAGCAATGGAGTACAGATCTATCAGTTTCCCACAGATGATGAAACAGTCGCTGAAATAAACGGGACAATGAAT GCTCACTTGCCCTTTGCAGTAGTTGGCAGTACAGAGGAGACAAAAATAGGAAACAAAATGATGAAAGTTCGGCAGTATCCTTGGGGAACTGTTCAAG TTGAAAATGAATCTCACTGTGATTTCATCAAGCTGAGAGAGATGCTGATACGGGTGAACATGGAGGATTTACGTGAACAGACGCACACACATCATTATGAACTTTACCGAAGGTGCAAATTGGAGGAAATGGGCTTCAAAGACACAGACCCAGACAGCAAGCCATTCAG TTTACAGGAGACATATGAAGCAAAAAGAAATGAATTTCTGGGAgaactgcaaaagaaagaagaggagatgAGGCAGATGTTTGTTCAGagagtaaaggagaaggaagctgAGCTGAAGGAGGCAGAAAAAGAG CTCCATGAAAAGTTTGACCGCTTAAAAAAGTTACATCAAGACGAGAAGAAAAagctagaagaaaagaaaaaaagcctgGATGATGAGTTGAATGAATTTAAGAAAAGGAAGACTGCCACAGAGTTATTGCAGTCACAAGCACAACAGGCTGGGGGCTCACAGACcttgaaaaaagagaaagagagaaagaa TAACCCTTGGCTGTGTACTGAGTAG
- the septin6.L gene encoding septin 6 L homeolog yields the protein MAATEIVRQMGEGCRSLPLSAHVGFDSLPDQLVTKSVNHGFCFNILCVGETGLGKSTLMDTLFNTKFESEPNSHSQPGVQLKSSTYDLTESNVLLKLTVVNSIGFGDQINKEDSYKPIVEFIDSQFEAYLQEELKIKRVLHNYHDSRIHACLYFIAPTGHSLKSLDLVTMKKLDSKVNIIPIIAKSDAISKSELTKFKIKITSELVSNGVQIYQFPTDDETVAEINGTMNAHLPFAVVGSTEETKIGNKMMKVRQYPWGTVQVENESHCDFIKLREMLIRVNMEDLREQTHTHHYELYRRCKLEEMGFKDTDPDSKPFSLQETYEAKRNEFLGELQKKEEEMRQMFVQRVKEKEAELKEAEKELHEKFDRLKKLHQDEKKKLEEKKKSLDDELNEFKKRKTATELLQSQAQQAGGSQTLKKEKERKNSGFL from the exons gGTGAAGGGTGCCGCAGCCTTCCTCTTTCGGCTCATGTGGGATTTGACAGCCTGCCGGACCAACTGGTTACCAAATCAGTTAACCATGGCTTTTGTTTTAACATTCTCTGTGTGG gcgAGACCGGCCTTGGTAAATCTACGTTAATGGACACCTTGTTTAACACCAAGTTTGAAAGCGAGCCCAATTCACATTCACAACCTGGGGTGCAGCTAAAATCCAGCACATATGATCTTACAGAGAGTAATGTACTTCTGAAACTGACAGTTGTTAACTCAATTGGTTTTGGGGACCAGATTAACAAAGAAGACAG TTACAAACCTATCGTTGAGTTCATTGACTCCCAGTTTGAAGCCTACCTACAGGAGGAACTGAAAATTAAAAGAGTCCTTCATAACTACCATGACTCTCGTATCCATGCTTGTCTCTATTTTATTGCTCCCACGGGTCATTCTCTGAAGTCTCTTGACCTGGTAACAATGAAGAAGCTGGATAGCAAG GTTAATATCATCCCAATCATTGCTAAATCCGATGCCATTTCTAAGAGTGAGCTGACTAAATTCAAGATTAAGATCACAAGTGAGCTGGTTAGCAATGGAGTACAGATCTATCAGTTTCCCACAGATGATGAAACAGTCGCTGAAATAAACGGGACAATGAAT GCTCACTTGCCCTTTGCAGTAGTTGGCAGTACAGAGGAGACAAAAATAGGAAACAAAATGATGAAAGTTCGGCAGTATCCTTGGGGAACTGTTCAAG TTGAAAATGAATCTCACTGTGATTTCATCAAGCTGAGAGAGATGCTGATACGGGTGAACATGGAGGATTTACGTGAACAGACGCACACACATCATTATGAACTTTACCGAAGGTGCAAATTGGAGGAAATGGGCTTCAAAGACACAGACCCAGACAGCAAGCCATTCAG TTTACAGGAGACATATGAAGCAAAAAGAAATGAATTTCTGGGAgaactgcaaaagaaagaagaggagatgAGGCAGATGTTTGTTCAGagagtaaaggagaaggaagctgAGCTGAAGGAGGCAGAAAAAGAG CTCCATGAAAAGTTTGACCGCTTAAAAAAGTTACATCAAGACGAGAAGAAAAagctagaagaaaagaaaaaaagcctgGATGATGAGTTGAATGAATTTAAGAAAAGGAAGACTGCCACAGAGTTATTGCAGTCACAAGCACAACAGGCTGGGGGCTCACAGACcttgaaaaaagagaaagagagaaagaa ttctgGTTTCCTGTAA
- the septin6.L gene encoding septin 6 L homeolog isoform X3: protein MAATEIVRQMGEGCRSLPLSAHVGFDSLPDQLVTKSVNHGFCFNILCVGETGLGKSTLMDTLFNTKFESEPNSHSQPGVQLKSSTYDLTESNVLLKLTVVNSIGFGDQINKEDSYKPIVEFIDSQFEAYLQEELKIKRVLHNYHDSRIHACLYFIAPTGHSLKSLDLVTMKKLDSKVNIIPIIAKSDAISKSELTKFKIKITSELVSNGVQIYQFPTDDETVAEINGTMNAHLPFAVVGSTEETKIGNKMMKVRQYPWGTVQVENESHCDFIKLREMLIRVNMEDLREQTHTHHYELYRRCKLEEMGFKDTDPDSKPFSLQETYEAKRNEFLGELQKKEEEMRQMFVQRVKEKEAELKEAEKELHEKFDRLKKLHQDEKKKLEEKKKSLDDELNEFKKRKTATELLQSQAQQAGGSQTLKKEKERKN, encoded by the exons gGTGAAGGGTGCCGCAGCCTTCCTCTTTCGGCTCATGTGGGATTTGACAGCCTGCCGGACCAACTGGTTACCAAATCAGTTAACCATGGCTTTTGTTTTAACATTCTCTGTGTGG gcgAGACCGGCCTTGGTAAATCTACGTTAATGGACACCTTGTTTAACACCAAGTTTGAAAGCGAGCCCAATTCACATTCACAACCTGGGGTGCAGCTAAAATCCAGCACATATGATCTTACAGAGAGTAATGTACTTCTGAAACTGACAGTTGTTAACTCAATTGGTTTTGGGGACCAGATTAACAAAGAAGACAG TTACAAACCTATCGTTGAGTTCATTGACTCCCAGTTTGAAGCCTACCTACAGGAGGAACTGAAAATTAAAAGAGTCCTTCATAACTACCATGACTCTCGTATCCATGCTTGTCTCTATTTTATTGCTCCCACGGGTCATTCTCTGAAGTCTCTTGACCTGGTAACAATGAAGAAGCTGGATAGCAAG GTTAATATCATCCCAATCATTGCTAAATCCGATGCCATTTCTAAGAGTGAGCTGACTAAATTCAAGATTAAGATCACAAGTGAGCTGGTTAGCAATGGAGTACAGATCTATCAGTTTCCCACAGATGATGAAACAGTCGCTGAAATAAACGGGACAATGAAT GCTCACTTGCCCTTTGCAGTAGTTGGCAGTACAGAGGAGACAAAAATAGGAAACAAAATGATGAAAGTTCGGCAGTATCCTTGGGGAACTGTTCAAG TTGAAAATGAATCTCACTGTGATTTCATCAAGCTGAGAGAGATGCTGATACGGGTGAACATGGAGGATTTACGTGAACAGACGCACACACATCATTATGAACTTTACCGAAGGTGCAAATTGGAGGAAATGGGCTTCAAAGACACAGACCCAGACAGCAAGCCATTCAG TTTACAGGAGACATATGAAGCAAAAAGAAATGAATTTCTGGGAgaactgcaaaagaaagaagaggagatgAGGCAGATGTTTGTTCAGagagtaaaggagaaggaagctgAGCTGAAGGAGGCAGAAAAAGAG CTCCATGAAAAGTTTGACCGCTTAAAAAAGTTACATCAAGACGAGAAGAAAAagctagaagaaaagaaaaaaagcctgGATGATGAGTTGAATGAATTTAAGAAAAGGAAGACTGCCACAGAGTTATTGCAGTCACAAGCACAACAGGCTGGGGGCTCACAGACcttgaaaaaagagaaagagagaaagaa TTAA